One genomic region from Lynx canadensis isolate LIC74 chromosome E1, mLynCan4.pri.v2, whole genome shotgun sequence encodes:
- the LOC115500620 gene encoding C-type lectin domain family 10 member A-like isoform X2 produces the protein MSMQYEKFQHSETEKQSQGSRNGPPPALHHLQRLCSGPRPFLLSLGISLLLLVGICVIGSQNSKCQRDLVTLGATFSNFTSSTVAELQALNAQGGSLQETTTSLKAEVENHKRELQADRSDTLARVQQLAKDLRTLTCQVAALKSNGSQSTCCPVNWLEFEGSCYWFSRSGKTWPEAEKYCRLENAHLVVVNSREEQNFVQEHIGSLHAWMGLSDAEGAWKWVDGTDYETNFKNWRPGQPDDWHGHGLGGGEDCAHFHPDGWNDDVCQRPYRWVCEARLGVAG, from the exons ATGTCTATGCAGTATGAAAAGTTCCAGCATTCggagacagagaagcaaagcCAGGGGTCTAGAAACG GGCCGCCTCCGGCTCTCCACCACCTGCAGCGGCTCTGCTCTGGCCCCCGGCCCTTCCTGCTCTCCCTGGGCATCAGCCTCCTCCTGCTGGTTGGCATCTGTGTGATCGGATCCCAGA ATTCCAAGTGTCAGAGGGACCTGGTGACCCTGGGAGCCACTTTCAGCAACTTCACCTCAAGCACTGTGGCcgagctccaggccctgaacgcCCAGG GCGGCAGTTTGCAAGAAACGACAACGTCTCTGAAAGCCGAGGTGGAAAATCACAAGCGGGAGCTGCAAGCAG aTCGTTCCGATACCCTCGCTCGAGTCCAGCAGCTGGCCAAGGACCTGAGGACCCTGACCTGCCAGGTGGCCGCTCTCAAGAGCAACG GCTCTCAAAGTACCTGCTGCCCCGTCAACTGGCTGGAGTTCGAGGGCAGCTGCTACTGGTTCTCGCGCTCCGGGAAGACCTGGCCGGAGGCCGAGAAGTACTGCCGGCTGGAGAACGCGCACCTGGTGGTCGTCAACTCCAGGGAGGAGCAG AACTTTGTGCAGGAACATATAGGCTCCTTACACGCCTGGATGGGCCTCAGTGATGCCGAAGGAGCCTGGAAATGGGTGGATGGGACGGACTATGAGACCAACTTCAA GAACTGGAGGCCGGGCCAGCCGGACGACTGGCATGGGCACGGGCTGGGCGGGGGCGAGGACTGTGCCCACTTCCACCCCGACGGCTGGAACGATGACGTCTGCCAGAGACCCTACCGCTGGGTGTGCGAGGCCCGCCTGGGCGTGGCCGGCTAG
- the LOC115501524 gene encoding asialoglycoprotein receptor 2 isoform X2 has product MAKDFQNIQQLDSEGNDHQPGGGEGPGRHGHNPRREDPFHAGRPPRPPWLLQRLCSRLRLSLLILGLNVLLLVAVCVIGSQRAQLQEELRILKENFSHFSSGVFTEMGALSSHGGNASDLLTSLEAKLEKQQKDLEADHATLLLHLKHFPVDLRILTCQMAFFRSNGTECCPANWLEFEGSCYWFSRSGKTWPEAEKYCRLENAHLVVVNSREEQVSRTAMARGSGWMARTIIMATRTGPPLSQTTGRATRWEEAKTARKSAPMAAGMTISASRCSAGCAR; this is encoded by the exons ATGGCCAAGGACTTTCAAAACATCCAGCAGCTGGACTCCGAGGGAAACGACCACCAGccgggtggaggggaggggccgggccgtCATGGGCACAACCCCAGGAGAGAAGACCCCTTCCACGCAG GGCGCCCTCCTCGCCCGCCGTGGCTGCTGCAGCGTCTATGCTCCAGGCTCCGCCTCAGTCTGCTCATCCTGGGCCTCAACGTCCTGCTGCTGGTGGCCGTCTGCGTCATCGGGTCCCAGA GAGCCCAGCTTCAAGAGGAGCTGCGGATCCTGAAAGAGAACTTCAGCCACTTCTCCTCCGGCGTCTTCACGGAGATGGGCGCTCTCAGCTCGCACG gggGCAATGCCAGTGACCTGCTGACCTCTCTGGAGGCCAAGCTGGAGAAACAGCAGAAGGACCTGGAAGCAG ATCACGCCACCCTGCTCCTTCATCTGAAGCACTTCCCCGTGGACCTGCGCATCCTGACTTGTCAGATGGCCTTCTTCCGGAGCAACG GCACAGAATGCTGCCCGGCCAACTGGCTGGAGTTCGAGGGCAGCTGCTACTGGTTCTCGCGCTCCGGGAAGACCTGGCCGGAGGCCGAGAAGTACTGCCGGCTGGAGAACGCGCACCTGGTGGTCGTCAACTCCAGGGAGGAGCAG GTCTCACGGACAGCGATGGCTCGTGGAAGTGGGTGGATGGCACGGACTATAATCATGGCTACAA GAACTGGGCCGCCACTCAGCCAGACGACTGGCAGGGCCACGAGGTGGGAGGAGGCGAAGACTGCGCGGAAGTCCGCTCCAATGGCCGCTGGAATGACAATTTCTGCCAGCAGGTGCAGCGCTGGGTGTGCGAGATGA
- the LOC115500620 gene encoding C-type lectin domain family 10 member A-like isoform X1 — translation MSMQYEKFQHSETEKQSQGSRNGPPPALHHLQRLCSGPRPFLLSLGISLLLLVGICVIGSQNSKCQRDLVTLGATFSNFTSSTVAELQALNAQGGSLQETTTSLKAEVENHKRELQAARSLNDKVFALESKLEKDQRQLQADRSDTLARVQQLAKDLRTLTCQVAALKSNGSQSTCCPVNWLEFEGSCYWFSRSGKTWPEAEKYCRLENAHLVVVNSREEQNFVQEHIGSLHAWMGLSDAEGAWKWVDGTDYETNFKNWRPGQPDDWHGHGLGGGEDCAHFHPDGWNDDVCQRPYRWVCEARLGVAG, via the exons ATGTCTATGCAGTATGAAAAGTTCCAGCATTCggagacagagaagcaaagcCAGGGGTCTAGAAACG GGCCGCCTCCGGCTCTCCACCACCTGCAGCGGCTCTGCTCTGGCCCCCGGCCCTTCCTGCTCTCCCTGGGCATCAGCCTCCTCCTGCTGGTTGGCATCTGTGTGATCGGATCCCAGA ATTCCAAGTGTCAGAGGGACCTGGTGACCCTGGGAGCCACTTTCAGCAACTTCACCTCAAGCACTGTGGCcgagctccaggccctgaacgcCCAGG GCGGCAGTTTGCAAGAAACGACAACGTCTCTGAAAGCCGAGGTGGAAAATCACAAGCGGGAGCTGCAAGCAG CCCGCAGCCTGAACGACAAGGTGTTCGCCCTGGAGAGCAAGCTGGAGAAGGACCAGCGGCAGCTGCAAGCAG aTCGTTCCGATACCCTCGCTCGAGTCCAGCAGCTGGCCAAGGACCTGAGGACCCTGACCTGCCAGGTGGCCGCTCTCAAGAGCAACG GCTCTCAAAGTACCTGCTGCCCCGTCAACTGGCTGGAGTTCGAGGGCAGCTGCTACTGGTTCTCGCGCTCCGGGAAGACCTGGCCGGAGGCCGAGAAGTACTGCCGGCTGGAGAACGCGCACCTGGTGGTCGTCAACTCCAGGGAGGAGCAG AACTTTGTGCAGGAACATATAGGCTCCTTACACGCCTGGATGGGCCTCAGTGATGCCGAAGGAGCCTGGAAATGGGTGGATGGGACGGACTATGAGACCAACTTCAA GAACTGGAGGCCGGGCCAGCCGGACGACTGGCATGGGCACGGGCTGGGCGGGGGCGAGGACTGTGCCCACTTCCACCCCGACGGCTGGAACGATGACGTCTGCCAGAGACCCTACCGCTGGGTGTGCGAGGCCCGCCTGGGCGTGGCCGGCTAG
- the LOC115501524 gene encoding asialoglycoprotein receptor 2 isoform X1, whose amino-acid sequence MAKDFQNIQQLDSEGNDHQPGGGEGPGRHGHNPRREDPFHAGRPPRPPWLLQRLCSRLRLSLLILGLNVLLLVAVCVIGSQRAQLQEELRILKENFSHFSSGVFTEMGALSSHGGNASDLLTSLEAKLEKQQKDLEADHATLLLHLKHFPVDLRILTCQMAFFRSNGTECCPANWLEFEGSCYWFSRSGKTWPEAEKYCRLENAHLVVVNSREEQKFISQHINPFDAWIGLTDSDGSWKWVDGTDYNHGYKNWAATQPDDWQGHEVGGGEDCAEVRSNGRWNDNFCQQVQRWVCEMRQNITG is encoded by the exons ATGGCCAAGGACTTTCAAAACATCCAGCAGCTGGACTCCGAGGGAAACGACCACCAGccgggtggaggggaggggccgggccgtCATGGGCACAACCCCAGGAGAGAAGACCCCTTCCACGCAG GGCGCCCTCCTCGCCCGCCGTGGCTGCTGCAGCGTCTATGCTCCAGGCTCCGCCTCAGTCTGCTCATCCTGGGCCTCAACGTCCTGCTGCTGGTGGCCGTCTGCGTCATCGGGTCCCAGA GAGCCCAGCTTCAAGAGGAGCTGCGGATCCTGAAAGAGAACTTCAGCCACTTCTCCTCCGGCGTCTTCACGGAGATGGGCGCTCTCAGCTCGCACG gggGCAATGCCAGTGACCTGCTGACCTCTCTGGAGGCCAAGCTGGAGAAACAGCAGAAGGACCTGGAAGCAG ATCACGCCACCCTGCTCCTTCATCTGAAGCACTTCCCCGTGGACCTGCGCATCCTGACTTGTCAGATGGCCTTCTTCCGGAGCAACG GCACAGAATGCTGCCCGGCCAACTGGCTGGAGTTCGAGGGCAGCTGCTACTGGTTCTCGCGCTCCGGGAAGACCTGGCCGGAGGCCGAGAAGTACTGCCGGCTGGAGAACGCGCACCTGGTGGTCGTCAACTCCAGGGAGGAGCAG AAGTTCATTTCACAGCACATAAACCCCTTTGATGCCTGGATAGGTCTCACGGACAGCGATGGCTCGTGGAAGTGGGTGGATGGCACGGACTATAATCATGGCTACAA GAACTGGGCCGCCACTCAGCCAGACGACTGGCAGGGCCACGAGGTGGGAGGAGGCGAAGACTGCGCGGAAGTCCGCTCCAATGGCCGCTGGAATGACAATTTCTGCCAGCAGGTGCAGCGCTGGGTGTGCGAGATGAGGCAGAACATCACGGGTTAg